A section of the Flavobacteriales bacterium genome encodes:
- a CDS encoding methyltransferase domain-containing protein, with the protein MSAPPDRLDHYFQWEVRTWSRAYPLWRRALERHTDPGGHALALGERDGGLSLMLADHGLTTVCSDLRGPTEKARALHRALDREALISYETIDALAIPRPDAVLDVVAFKSMLGALSTPERQAKALLEMHRVLKPGGTLLWAENLAGTRMHQWLRHRFVAWEHYWRYLRLPQDRSLFAPFDRMEVRTTGLLANLGRTERQRDVLGRLDAVLCPLTPAGWHTVGFGVAVKKE; encoded by the coding sequence ATGTCCGCACCGCCCGATCGCCTGGACCATTACTTCCAATGGGAGGTCCGCACCTGGTCGCGGGCCTACCCGCTTTGGCGCCGCGCGTTGGAGCGCCATACGGATCCTGGCGGACACGCGCTCGCACTGGGGGAGCGGGACGGCGGGCTCAGCCTGATGCTCGCGGACCACGGGTTGACCACCGTATGCAGCGATCTGCGCGGGCCCACGGAAAAGGCCCGCGCCCTGCATCGTGCCCTGGATCGTGAGGCGCTCATCAGCTATGAGACCATTGATGCGCTGGCCATTCCCAGACCCGACGCGGTTCTTGATGTGGTGGCGTTCAAGAGCATGCTGGGCGCCCTGAGCACCCCGGAGCGGCAAGCAAAGGCCCTGCTGGAGATGCATCGCGTGTTGAAGCCCGGTGGCACACTGCTCTGGGCCGAGAACTTAGCAGGGACCCGCATGCACCAGTGGCTGCGGCATCGGTTCGTGGCATGGGAGCACTACTGGCGCTACCTGCGCCTGCCGCAGGACCGATCCCTGTTCGCTCCCTTCGATCGGATGGAGGTCCGTACCACCGGTCTGCTGGCGAACCTGGGGCGCACGGAGCGCCAGCGGGATGTGCTTGGGCGGCTGGACGCGGTGCTGTGCCCGTTGACCCCGGCGGGTTGGCATACAGTGGGCTTTGGTGTGGCGGTGAAGAAGGAATGA
- a CDS encoding NAD-dependent epimerase/dehydratase family protein — MSVQHRPILVTGGAGFIGSHVCRALLERGRTVRCLDSFVTGQRANISALVPNPGFHLLEADIRDLDACRHAVAGVESVVHLAALGSVPRSIDDPIASEAANLTGFLHVLEACRTHRVRRIVYASSSSVYGDSSASPKVEGQEGVPLSPYAVTKAMDEAYAGLYHRLFGLETVGLRFFNVFGEHQDPNGPYAAAIPRFIDRFLRHRPPVLNGDGRQTRDFTYVGNAVQAVECALATPRAEAFGGVFNIAYGRSTDLLTLVNMLREALQEHDPLVAQVPVEHGPERPGDVRRSLADVGRARNVLGYEPGYAIEDGLKRAIPWYLEHLG; from the coding sequence ATGAGCGTGCAGCACCGGCCCATTCTGGTCACAGGTGGTGCCGGCTTCATCGGCAGCCATGTCTGCCGCGCACTGCTTGAACGTGGTCGTACCGTGCGATGCCTCGACAGCTTCGTCACCGGTCAACGGGCCAACATCTCCGCGCTGGTACCGAACCCTGGATTCCACCTTCTGGAGGCCGACATCCGCGACCTCGACGCCTGCCGGCATGCGGTCGCCGGTGTCGAAAGCGTGGTACACCTGGCCGCCTTGGGCTCCGTACCGCGCAGCATCGACGATCCGATCGCCAGCGAAGCCGCCAACCTCACGGGATTCCTCCACGTTCTGGAGGCGTGCCGCACACACCGAGTGCGTCGGATCGTCTATGCCAGCAGTTCGAGCGTCTACGGCGACAGTTCCGCCTCGCCGAAGGTGGAAGGGCAGGAGGGTGTGCCCCTGTCCCCGTATGCGGTCACAAAGGCCATGGACGAGGCTTATGCCGGGCTCTACCATCGCCTGTTCGGCCTGGAGACCGTGGGCCTGCGGTTCTTCAACGTGTTCGGTGAGCATCAGGACCCGAACGGTCCCTATGCCGCGGCCATTCCTCGGTTCATCGATCGCTTCCTTCGCCACCGACCGCCCGTATTGAACGGGGACGGCCGACAGACACGCGACTTCACTTACGTGGGCAACGCGGTGCAGGCCGTCGAATGTGCGCTTGCCACCCCGCGAGCCGAGGCTTTCGGTGGCGTCTTCAACATCGCCTACGGACGCAGCACCGACCTCCTGACGCTGGTGAACATGTTGCGCGAGGCCCTGCAGGAGCACGATCCGCTGGTGGCCCAGGTGCCCGTGGAGCACGGTCCCGAACGCCCCGGTGATGTGCGCCGCTCACTGGCCGATGTCGGGCGGGCCCGGAACGTGCTGGGCTATGAACCAGGCTATGCGATCGAGGATGGCCTGAAGCGGGCGATACCGTGGTATCTGGAGCACCTGGGGTGA
- a CDS encoding WD40 repeat domain-containing protein yields the protein MRPFVVHRHSGHRGAVYALAVRQGRVLSGSGDGMVAAWGKDAASGEAVAQVGQAVFALAVLDHLDILLIGTEVGDLHVVDLSDRREAQRMVLHRRGIYRIVALDDQRVACAGGDGSLSVWGVRRDARGPQLTLQRHIPMAEEKVRDIAMDPARGLVAVACGDGTVRVLDAVDLNERLTLEGHIGGATSVAWHPGKPVLLSGGKDGHLRAWHAELGTPLLAQPAHRAGIYALAFDPRRELLATASRDKTAKVWRADDLEPLMRLDRPAGGHTHSVNHICWLGDHLFTAGDDRMVIEWSITDGGTGGR from the coding sequence ATGCGCCCCTTCGTGGTACACCGCCATTCCGGACACCGAGGTGCGGTGTATGCCCTGGCCGTCCGGCAAGGTCGCGTGCTGAGCGGCAGCGGTGACGGCATGGTGGCCGCGTGGGGCAAGGACGCCGCATCCGGCGAGGCGGTGGCACAGGTCGGCCAGGCCGTGTTCGCACTGGCGGTGCTCGACCACCTGGACATCCTGCTGATCGGCACCGAGGTCGGCGACCTGCACGTGGTGGACCTGAGCGATCGGCGTGAGGCGCAGCGTATGGTGCTGCATCGGCGGGGCATCTACCGCATCGTGGCGCTCGACGACCAGCGCGTGGCCTGCGCGGGTGGCGATGGTTCCCTGAGCGTTTGGGGGGTGCGGCGCGATGCCCGCGGGCCTCAGCTCACGCTTCAACGGCACATCCCCATGGCGGAGGAGAAGGTGCGCGACATCGCGATGGACCCTGCGCGGGGTCTGGTGGCCGTAGCCTGCGGGGATGGCACGGTGCGGGTGCTCGATGCCGTGGACCTCAACGAGCGGCTTACGCTGGAAGGCCACATCGGAGGCGCCACGAGCGTGGCCTGGCACCCTGGCAAGCCGGTGCTGCTCTCCGGAGGCAAGGATGGCCACCTGCGGGCCTGGCACGCGGAGCTAGGCACGCCCCTGCTCGCCCAACCAGCGCACCGGGCGGGCATCTACGCGCTGGCGTTCGATCCGCGGAGGGAGCTGCTGGCCACCGCGAGCCGCGACAAGACCGCCAAGGTGTGGCGGGCGGACGACCTGGAGCCCCTGATGCGCCTGGACCGCCCCGCCGGTGGCCATACGCACAGCGTGAACCACATCTGCTGGCTGGGCGACCACCTGTTCACCGCCGGCGACGACCGGATGGTGATCGAGTGGTCCATCACGGACGGCGGCACCGGCGGCCGTTAA
- a CDS encoding SLC13 family permease has translation MSPSEWIVLATVIGALVLFISEKLSIDLVALLVALVLTLTGIITPQEAVAGFSDAATLTVAFMFVLSAALLRTGALSTIGPRLGPLFREGEARGLAVFMLAIGAISAFINNTPIVAVFIPIAVQMARSARIHPGKLLIPLSFGTIMGGTCTLIGTSTNIVVSGLAQKLGVPAISMFQMAPMGIVFLLAGVAYMVLVGRHLLPGDRPVGDDLGDQFGMGGYLTEIELLSGGSSVGKRIMDSPLVRDMEMDIIAIQRGDQRFNLPSGDMVLEAGDLLKVRCDVARIRAMKDRAQVSVRPSVRLADDDLRARGTTLVELVITASSPLEGKTLREADLIRAYRAVPLAVRHREEVVHDRLHDVVLRSGDVVLAEVRSHYVGTLQRLQRGPDAPFAILARQDGIAAFDRGRFALVTAAVAAVVVLSSLNVLPVMVAALAAVVFVVLTGCLSMKDVYEAIEWKIVFLMAGSFSLGIGMHASGLDARLAGGVVDLLRDLGPAAVLSGLYLFTSLLTELMSNTATAALITPIAIQVAGRMDSSPTPFLMAVAFAASASFMTPIGYQTNAMVYSAGRYRYTDFLKVGAPLHLLFWLLATFLIPVFYPL, from the coding sequence ATGTCGCCCTCCGAATGGATCGTCCTCGCCACCGTGATCGGTGCGCTCGTGCTGTTCATCTCCGAAAAGCTCAGCATCGATCTGGTGGCCCTGCTCGTCGCGCTGGTCCTGACGCTCACGGGGATCATCACCCCGCAGGAGGCTGTAGCCGGCTTCAGCGATGCGGCCACCCTGACCGTGGCCTTCATGTTCGTGCTCAGCGCCGCCCTGCTGCGCACCGGGGCCCTCAGCACCATCGGACCGCGGCTGGGCCCGCTGTTCAGGGAAGGAGAGGCCCGTGGTCTGGCTGTGTTCATGCTGGCCATCGGGGCCATCTCCGCCTTCATCAACAACACGCCCATCGTCGCGGTCTTCATCCCCATCGCCGTGCAGATGGCGCGTTCGGCCCGGATCCATCCCGGCAAGCTGCTGATCCCCCTCAGTTTCGGCACCATCATGGGCGGTACATGCACCCTGATCGGCACCAGCACCAACATCGTGGTGAGCGGCCTGGCGCAGAAGCTCGGGGTACCGGCCATCAGCATGTTCCAGATGGCGCCCATGGGCATCGTCTTCCTGCTCGCTGGTGTGGCCTACATGGTGCTCGTGGGCCGTCATCTTCTGCCCGGGGATCGGCCGGTGGGGGATGACCTGGGCGATCAGTTCGGCATGGGGGGCTACCTCACGGAGATCGAACTGCTGTCCGGCGGGAGCAGCGTGGGCAAGCGGATCATGGACAGCCCCTTGGTGCGCGACATGGAAATGGACATCATCGCCATCCAGCGTGGCGACCAACGGTTCAACCTGCCCAGTGGTGACATGGTGCTTGAAGCCGGCGACCTGCTCAAGGTGCGGTGCGATGTGGCCAGGATCCGGGCCATGAAGGACCGCGCCCAGGTGAGCGTGCGCCCCAGCGTGCGCCTGGCCGATGATGACCTGCGGGCCCGGGGGACCACGTTGGTGGAGCTCGTCATCACTGCCAGCAGCCCCCTGGAGGGCAAGACCCTGCGTGAGGCCGACCTCATCCGTGCTTATCGCGCCGTGCCCCTCGCCGTGCGCCATCGGGAAGAGGTCGTGCACGACCGCTTGCATGACGTGGTGCTGCGCAGCGGCGACGTGGTGCTGGCCGAGGTCCGCAGCCACTATGTCGGCACCCTGCAGCGCCTTCAGCGGGGTCCGGATGCCCCCTTCGCCATCCTGGCCCGGCAGGACGGCATCGCGGCCTTCGACCGCGGGCGCTTTGCGCTGGTCACAGCGGCCGTGGCCGCCGTGGTGGTACTCTCCAGCCTGAACGTGCTGCCGGTGATGGTGGCCGCCCTGGCCGCAGTGGTGTTCGTCGTGCTCACCGGATGCCTGTCCATGAAGGACGTCTACGAGGCGATCGAGTGGAAGATCGTGTTCCTCATGGCCGGCTCCTTCAGCCTGGGCATCGGCATGCACGCCAGCGGCCTCGATGCCCGGCTCGCCGGCGGGGTGGTGGACCTGTTGCGCGACCTGGGGCCTGCGGCTGTGCTCAGCGGGTTGTACCTCTTCACCAGCCTGCTCACCGAACTGATGAGCAACACCGCCACCGCGGCGCTCATCACGCCGATCGCCATCCAGGTGGCCGGGCGTATGGATTCCAGCCCGACCCCCTTCCTCATGGCCGTCGCCTTTGCCGCAAGCGCCAGCTTCATGACGCCCATCGGCTACCAGACCAACGCGATGGTGTACAGCGCAGGCCGCTACCGGTACACGGATTTTCTGAAAGTGGGCGCCCCGCTGCACCTGCTCTTCTGGTTGCTGGCCACCTTCCTGATCCCGGTGTTCTACCCGCTCTAG